In Triticum aestivum cultivar Chinese Spring chromosome 5B, IWGSC CS RefSeq v2.1, whole genome shotgun sequence, the following proteins share a genomic window:
- the LOC123114201 gene encoding post-GPI attachment to proteins factor 3 has protein sequence MAGSSLWVVRLASLLAVGFVVGSVEASPGDAHPQYRTCVKECQNTGIIGSNIISHCQSRDNDSTSAGSSWYTQGPLYMQLKQQNCMSDCRYYCMIRREEERQLGGLSPVKYHGKWPFKRVSVFQEPLSAALSALNLLTHFTGWVSFFLQVNYRLPRRPQTKRTYYEYTGLWHIYAILSLNAWFWSTIFHTRDIDLTEKLDYSSAVAQLGYSLILTLLRTFNVKDEAGRVMFAAPILAFVTTHILYLNFYELDYGWNMKVCVAMGLVHIAAWAVWSVVTHHPSRYKVWIVVFGGALAMLLEVYDSPPYKGYADAHSLWHASTIPLTYLWWTFVRDDAEFRTSTLVKKAK, from the exons ATGGCCGGAAGTAGCCTCTGGGTAGTTCGATTGGCTTCCCTTCTTGCAGTCGGATTCGTGGTCGGCTCCGTCGAGGCCAGCCCTGGAGATGCTCATCCGCAGTACAG AACTTGTGTGAAGGAGTGTCAGAATACAGGGATTATTGGAAGTAACATCATCAGCCACTGCCAGTCCCGGGATAACGACAGCACATCTGCTGGAAGTTCATGGTACACACAGGGGCCCCTTTACATGCAGTTAAAACAACAAAACTGTATGTCAGACTGCCGCTACTACTGCATGATACGAAGAGAAGAGGAACGACAATTAGGTGGCCTGAGCCCTGTTAAATATCATGGAAAATGGCCCTTCAAACGTGTTTCTGTCTTCCAG GAGCCCCTTTCAGCTGCACTGTCTGCTCTCAACCTATTGACGCACTTCACTGGCTGGGTTTCATTCTTCCTGCAAGTGAATTACAGATTACCTCGTAGACCTCAGACGAAGAGGACATACTATGAATACACTGGCTTATGGCATATCTATGCAATATTATCACTGAATGCATGGTTCTGGAGCACTATATTCCATACTAG GGATATTGACTTGACTGAGAAACTGGATTACTCTTCAGCTGTGGCCCAACTTGGCTACTCTTTAATCCTTACATTGCTAAGAACTTTTAATGTCAAGGATGAGGCTGGCAGGGTGATGTTTGCTGCACCTATTCTAGCATTCGTTACAACACACATCTTGTATCTTAACTTCTACGAACTTGACTACG GATGGAACATGAAAGTTTGTGTGGCAATGGGTCTTGTTCACATTGCTGCATGGGCAGTCTGGTCTGTTGTGACCCATCATCCGTCACGATACAAGGTTTGGATTGTCGTATTCGGAGGAGCTCTAGCTATGCTTCTTGAGGTGTATGACTCTCCTCCATACAAGGGGTATGCTGATGCACATTCGCTGTGGCACGCGAGCACCATTCCTCTCACCTATCTTTGGTGGACCTTCGTTAGAGACGATGCAGAATTCCGCACCTCCACACTTGTTAAGAAGGCCAAGTAG
- the LOC123117649 gene encoding G-type lectin S-receptor-like serine/threonine-protein kinase At1g34300, with the protein MRPLRGDPGAGADLAILCCCFLLLSFLSHGADMPLGSSLSPAANSTSWSSPNSTYSLRFVPSPTSPSLFVAAVTYAGGVPVWSAGAGAAVDSRGSLRLSSSGDLHLVNGSGAVLWSSGTAGRGVAAASLHESGNLVLNNSRGRVVWQSFHHPTDTVVMSQSFTSGMNLTSGPYVFAVDRATGNLTLNWASAGAAPVTYLSKGYNYTFTANTTLSSPKLTMQTNGIVSITDGSLDSPIIVAYSSNYGESGDMLRFLRLDSDGNFRAYSAAHGSGTATEQWSAVADQCQVFGYCGNMGMCSYNRTSPVCGCPSRNFELVDASNPRSGCKRKTELQNCPGNSTMLQIDNTQFLTYPLEIAIEQFYIGITACRLNCLAGSSCVGATALSDGSGLCWLKVSNFVSAYQSASLPSTSFVKVCFPGVPNPPVSATNASSPGTSGLHG; encoded by the coding sequence ATGCGGCCTCTACGGGGAGATCCCGGAGCCGGAGCGGACCTTGCTATCCTCTGCTGCTGCTTCTTGCTCCTCTCCTTCCTGTCCCATGGCGCGGACATGCCCCTAGGCTCCTCCCTCTCGCCGGCGGCCAATTCGACATCGTGGTCGTCGCCCAACTCCACCTACTCCCTCCGCTTCGTGCCGTCGCCGACCTCCCCGTCGCTcttcgtcgccgccgtcacctACGCTGGCGGCGTCCCCGTCTGGTCCGCCGGTGCCGGCGCGGCCGTGGATTCGAGGGGCTCGCTCCGCCTCTCGTCGTCCGGCGACCTGCACCTGGTCAACGGCTCTGGAGCCGTGCTCTGGTCGTCCGGCACCGCCGGCCGAGGCGTCGCCGCCGCATCCCTCCATGAGAGCGGCAACCTCGTGCTCAACAATTCCAGGGGGCGCGTCGTGTGGCAGTCATTCCACCACCCGACGGACACCGTGGTCATGTCGCAGAGCTTCACCTCCGGCATGAACCTAACCTCCGGCCCCTACGTCTTCGCCGTCGACAGGGCCACCGGCAACCTCACGCTCAACTGGGCCAGCGCCGGCGCCGCTCCCGTGACCTACCTCAGCAAGGGCTACAACTACACCTTCACCGCCAACACGACGCTCAGCTCCCCGAAGCTCACGATGCAGACCAACGGCATCGTCTCCATCACCGACGGCTCGCTCGACTCCCCCATCATCGTCGCCTACAGCAGCAACTACGGCGAGAGCGGCGACATGTTGCGCTTCTTGCGCCTCGACTCGGACGGCAACTTCCGCGCCTACAGCGCCGCGCACGGCAGCGGCACGGCGACGGAGCAGTGGTCGGCGGTGGCGGACCAATGCCAGGTGTTCGGCTACTGCGGCAACATGGGCATGTGCAGCTACAACCGCACGTCGCCGGTGTGCGGCTGCCCGTCGCGGAACTTCGAGCTCGTCGACGCATCGAACCCCCGGAGCGGGTGCAAGCGCAAGACCGAGCTCCAAAACTGCCCGGGCAACTCCACCATGCTCCAGATCGACAACACGCAGTTCCTCACCTACCCGCTGGAGATCGCGATAGAGCAGTTCTACATCGGCATCACGGCATGCCGCCTCAACTGCCTCGCCGGCAGCTCCTGCGTCGGCGCCACCGCGCTTTCCGACGGCTCCGGCCTCTGCTGGCTCAAGGTCTCCAACTTCGTCAGCGCCTACCAGTCCGCGTCGCTCCCCAGCACATCTTTCGTCAAGGTCTGCTTCCCCGGCGTCCCCAACCCGCCCGTCAGCGCCACTAACGCGTCGTCGCCGGGGACCTCCGGCCTCCAtggatga